The DNA segment ATTTTTCATAACCCTACCTCCTTTGTGGTAAAAAGAAGTCGCTCTTATGGGAAAGACGACACGGCGGTGTTGTATTTTTCCCGCAGAGACGCTGAGACGCAGAGGATATCATTTTCGGTCATTCTCTGCGCCCCTGCGTCTCTGCGGGAGATCATTCTTCTATCCTTAAATACGTACCATCGGATGTGTGCCATTGCCCACTCCCCATCCCCCTCACTCCCACCGTCCGCTCACTGGTTGCTTGCAGAACCGGCACTTGCCTTTCTCCAGGTTGAGGGATGCAAGGGTATATCCCTGGCGTTTGACCACCGTCTTCCTGCACCCTGGGCATATGACTTCCTCCCCCATTCCCGGCACATTGCCGATATATACATGGTGCAGCCCTTCCCTGATCCCGGCTTCCCTGGCCTTTTGGAGTATCTCCACGGGCGTGGGCGGCAGCTTGGCAAGCTTGTATTTGGGCGTGAACCGGGAAAAATGCAGGGGGCATTCCGGTCCGAGGTTTCGGGCGATCCATCCGCACATCCTTTTGATCATTTCCAGATCATCGGTGTAGGTGGGGATTACCAGGTTGATGATTTCCAGCCAGATACCCCGGCGGTGGAGGGTTTTTAAGGTATTGAGCACCGGCTCAAGATGCCCGCCGTTCAGCTTGCGGTAGATGTCATCGGAGAAGCTTTTCAGATTGATGCTTCCCGCATCAATGACCGTGCACAGACGATCCAGGGCGGGAGGCGATATATAACCGTTGCTGACGTAGATATTCTTAAGCCCCGCAGGCCGCGCCCTGGCCGAGATGTCAACCATATACTCATAGAACGTGGTTGCTTCCGAGTAGGTGTAAGCGAGGCTTTTGCAGTTGTATTGCAGGGCCATCCTGACTGCCTGGTCCGGAGGAAGATCGAGATTGCGGGTCTTATCCGGTGTGGTCTGGGAAATCTCCCAGTTCTGGCAATTCAGGCAATGGAAATTACACCCGGCCACAGCCAGGGAAAAGGCGAGGGATCCCGGATAAAAGTGCAGGAGCGGCTTTTTTTCCACCGGGTCCACGTTGACGGTGCAGGGATTGCCATAGGAGATGGAATAGAGCTTTCCGGACAGATTCACCCTGGTTTCGCACCTTCCCCGGCGGTCAGGTTTGATGAGACAGGTATTGGGACAGGTTTGGCACCTGACCTTTCCGCCGGTGAGTTTCTCGTAAAAATAGGCTTCCCGAAGGTGGGGGTCTTTGGGATCGAAGCCGGAGTCAGCCAGAGCCAGCCTTTCTAAGGCACTCCCCGGATAACCCCAGTGAGATAACCAAAACCATGCTCCGCAGGCCGCACACAGGCTGCCCTTGAGAAATTCCCGCCGGGTTCGATTCATCGTGATTTCCTCATCTTCACCAAGGCTGCCAGGCTGGCCGATTTAACCAGCGCTGCTGAAAGAAGTACACCCAGAATACCGAATCCGGGAAGTAAAAACAAGCTGGTCACCAGAGTCCCGCAGGATGCACCGGCCAGGTCCGCCAGGTAGAGCTTTCCGGTGATCCGGGGCACCTTTCCGATGAGCTGATGCGAAACAGCCACAAATTGCCAGCCGACAGCAAGGGCAGAGCCAAAGATGAGCACGGGAATGATACCGCACTGAACCACGGACAGGAGAACATCGGCCTGCAGGCTCCTGCCGAAAACAGCAAGCCCGCAGATGAGACTGACCAGGAGAATAAGAATGCTGTCCTGGACGAGCGTCTGTCCCACCGGATCCTTCCTCCACTTGCGTGCAGCCAGGGCACCTGCACCTAATCCTATCATAAAAAGCGTTATAAATAAAGAGATCCACAGATAAACATAACCGAAAATGGTCTGAAAGAGAAAAAGCAGGGATAATTCCAGAGAAATCCCCGTATAACCGGAAGAGAAAGTGACCAGGAGCAGTTTATCCCGCTGCCAGGCCACAAGAAGGCACAGGGCCAGCAAAACCGCGATTGCCGGAATCAGCCAGCTCATCCTTTCCGTCCCTCCGGTTTTTTTCAGCCACAGGTTCAAAAGATGCCGGAAAGCACGGGGTGAAAGATCGGTGTTGGGCTGGCTGTCCCCGCCGGTGACCAGACCCTTGAGCCGGTCCATCCGAAACGGGTCGGTCATCTCCGGCAGTTGATAGTCAACCAGCCAGCGGGTGCGGATGTTTCGCTCAGCCAGCCTTCCCCTGATATCCGGAGCACCGGAAGCACCGGAAGCACCAGGGCTGAGAGCAGGGGCAAGGGGGCAGGCAGAGGCAAGAAAATAGTGGGTTTCACCGGGAAAAAGAAGGATGTGGGCAAATACCTGGTCAAGGGCGGCATAGACAGAGCGGTTCAGGGCCAGCCCTTCGGCTTCGAGGTAGTTATCGGCTCCGGTCAGGGTAAAGAACACGACTCCCCGTGGGGTGAGGATGCTTCTGGCCTCCTGAAAAAACTCGCGGGTATAGAAGCGGTTATACTGGATATTTTCCGGTCCCGGCAGGTCAAGAACCAGACAATCATAGCGGATTGCCGCCCGGCGGGCTTTCTTGATAAAGAGCCTCCCGTCACCCACATGGGTATGGACGCGCGGGTTATCGAGGCTGCGGTGAATATGCCGGTCCATACGCAGGATGGCCGGATCGAGCTCCACATAGTCGATCCGGCCCGGATTGTGTTTCAGAATCTCGGCGATCGTGCCGAATACCCCGCCGCCGATCAACAGCACCCTGGCACCTTCTCCAACCTGGGCCAGGGGAATATGGGCCA comes from the bacterium genome and includes:
- the amrS gene encoding AmmeMemoRadiSam system radical SAM enzyme; translation: MNRTRREFLKGSLCAACGAWFWLSHWGYPGSALERLALADSGFDPKDPHLREAYFYEKLTGGKVRCQTCPNTCLIKPDRRGRCETRVNLSGKLYSISYGNPCTVNVDPVEKKPLLHFYPGSLAFSLAVAGCNFHCLNCQNWEISQTTPDKTRNLDLPPDQAVRMALQYNCKSLAYTYSEATTFYEYMVDISARARPAGLKNIYVSNGYISPPALDRLCTVIDAGSINLKSFSDDIYRKLNGGHLEPVLNTLKTLHRRGIWLEIINLVIPTYTDDLEMIKRMCGWIARNLGPECPLHFSRFTPKYKLAKLPPTPVEILQKAREAGIREGLHHVYIGNVPGMGEEVICPGCRKTVVKRQGYTLASLNLEKGKCRFCKQPVSGRWE